A single window of Culicoides brevitarsis isolate CSIRO-B50_1 chromosome 3, AGI_CSIRO_Cbre_v1, whole genome shotgun sequence DNA harbors:
- the LOC134836002 gene encoding microtubule-associated protein RP/EB family member 1 isoform X1 yields the protein MAVNVYSTNVTTDNLSRHDMLSWVNDCLQSSFSKIEELCTGAAYCQYMDMLFPGSVPMKRVKFRTNLEHEYIQNFKILQAAFKKMSVDKIIPIDKLIKGRFQDNFEFLQWFKKFFDANYDGREYDAMAAREGVPMGFGSGAANVSAKGNGFSSHGLGARKAPLATSSSREKIRPTTKIAPVRPTPSSRPAASRPANNAVNHQIEELTSQMMDMRLSLEGLEKERDFYFSKLRDIEILCQEVEEGPTELVPKILEILYATEDGFAPPDEAAQEEEEY from the exons ATGGCAGTAAATGTATATTCGACTAATGTTACAACCGATAATTTATCGCGGCATGATATGTTGTCGTGGGTGAACGATTGTCTGCAATCGTCATTTTCCAAGATAGAGGAGTTGTGCACAG GTGCTGCTTATTGCCAATACATGGATATGCTGTTCCCGGGCTCAGTACCGATGAAACGCGTAAAATTCCGCACCAACTTGGAGCACGAATACATACagaatttcaagattttacaGGCAGCTTTCAAGAAAATGAGCGTCGACAAG ATAATTCCAATTGACAAACTAATCAAAGGTCGTTTTCaagataattttgaatttttgcaatgGTTTAAGAAATTCTTCGATGCCAATTACGATGGTCGCGAATACGATGCCATGGCTGCACGTGAAGGTGTCCCAATGGGCTTCGGCTCGGGCGCCGCAAATGTCTCAGCTAAAGGCAATGGATTTTCATCGCATGGCTTGGGTGCACGTAAAGCCCCGTTggcaacatcatcatcacgcGAAAAAATTCGTCCGA caaCAAAAATCGCTCCAGTTCGACCAACACCATCATCCAGACCAGCAGCTTCGAGGCCGGCAAACAATGCAGTTAATCATCAAATTGAGGAATTGACGTCGCAa atgatGGACATGAGATTAAGCTTGGAGGGATTAGAAAAGGAACGTGACTTCTATTTCAGTAAATTACGTGACATTGAGATTCT aTGTCAAGAAGTTGAAGAAGGCCCTACTGAATTAGTaccgaaaattttagaaatcttGTATGCTACTGAG GATGGTTTTGCTCCTCCCGATGAAGCAGCACAGGAGGAAGAAGAGTACTAG
- the LOC134835998 gene encoding DNA mismatch repair protein Mlh1 translates to MEPGIIRKLDESVVNKIAAGEVIIRPSNALKELIENCIDAKASSIQITIRGGGIQLLQIQDNGTGIRKDDLPILCERFTTSKLKTFDDLTSIATYGFRGEALSSISQVSMLTVTTKTRDQQVAYKATYELGLLKDEPKACAGNQGTTITIENLFYNLPSRLRSITKDKSTEDKLLAEVVSKYAVHNSHIGFSLKINNAQNSIKTQPKSTQVAAIRNLYGVEIARELLEVSLDDSNLKFTCKGLISKPNFSVKKTIMLLFINNRLVMSAVVKKMIDELYSSYLERGGKPFIYLSLNVDPANVDVNIHPTKNEVCFLHEETIVAKIRAHLQQLLQGKSETKVYLSQSILPGASIPGDETLNSSQFNKSLGEKSVSYPKQVVRTDTNLQKLDKFFTQSSVSNTPVSQEMEEIDDEENREPNCTATTIKTRTKVELRSLELLKEEILENSLPEWRKIFEELVFVGHIDRGKVLIQHNTELYLCKTEALCEELFIQQVINNIENFGILHVDPALSLQKLSYIALEELEASGTQPQTTCQSLLEQSEVIAKTLVSKSQILEKFFNIHITPSGELLSLPIILEQHTPVMAYLPNFILNLALCVDWDNEKLCFDTFSKVTAKFYGKICHKMALKDWNWIVEHVLYAGLKQYLLPNQELIDAGAIMKVTSTQELYKVFERC, encoded by the exons ATGGAACCCGGCATCATCCGAAAGCTCGACGAGTCAGTTGTGAACAAAATTGCTGCTGGCGAAGTTATAATTCGTCCCTCGAATGCCTTAAAAGAGCTGATTGAGAACTG caTCGACGCCAAGGCAAGTAGTATCCAGATAACGATTCGCGGCGGCGGCATTCAACTCCTGCAGATACAAGACAACGGCACGGGCATCCGAAAAGACGACTTGCCGATCTTGTGTGAGCGATTTACGACGTCCAAACTGAAAACCTTCGATGATTTGACGTCAATTGCGACTTATGGCTTCCGCGGTGAAGCCTTATCGAGCATCAGTCAGGTCTCGATGTTGACTGTGACGACCAAAACTCGCGATCAGCAAGTCGCGTACAAGGCAACTTATGAATTGGGGCTGCTGAAAGACGAGCCGAAAGCGTGTGCTGGCAATCAAGGGACCACAATAAcgatcgaaaatttgttttataacCTTCCGAGTCGCCTGCGATCGATTACGAAGGACAAAAGTACGGAAGATAAATTGTTGGCGGAAGTCGTGAGCAAGTATGCCGTGCATAATTCGCACATTGGCTTCTCGTTGAAGATCAATAATGCCCAAAATAGCATCAAAACGCAACCGAAAAGTACTCAAGTGGCGGCAATTCGAAATTTATACGGCGTTGAAATTGCCAGAGAGCTTCTGGAAGTCTCCTTAGACgattctaacctcaaattcACGTGCAAAGGACTCATTTCCAAGCCGAATTTCTCCGTTAAAAAGACCATAATGCTCCTTTTCATCAATAATCGTCTCGTAATGTCAGCCGTTGTGAAGAAAATGATCGACGAATTGTACTCTTCGTACCTCGAACGTGGCGGAAAACCTTTTATCTACCTCTCATTGAACGTGGATCCAGCAAATGTCGATGTGAACATCCATCCTACGAAGAACGAAGTTTGTTTTTTGCACGAAGAAACGATTGTGGCGAAGATTCGGGCGCACTTGCAGCAACTTTTGCAGGGAAAAAGTGAGACAAAAGTCTATTTATCGCAAAGTATTTTGCCGGGAGCGTCAATTCCGGGCGATGAGACCCTCAATTCGAGTCAATTCAACAAAAGTTTGGGCGAAAAAAGTGTAAGTTATCCCAAACAAGTCGTTCGGACCGAcacaaatttgcaaaaacttgacaaatttttcacgcAATCAAGTGTGAGTAATACGCCCGTTAGTCAAGAAATGGAAGAAATTGATGATGAGGAGAATCGGGAGCCGAATTGTACAGCGACAACGATTAAAACAAGAACGAAAGTCGAGTTACGCAGTTTAGAGTTattgaaagaagaaattttggaGAATTCTCTCCCTGAATggcggaaaatttttgaggaattGGTTTTTGTGGGGCATATTGATAGgggaaaagttttaattcagCACAATACGGAGCTCTATCTTTGCAAAACGGAAGCTTTGTG cgAAGAACTTTTCATCCAACAAGTCATCAACAACATTGAAAATTTCGGAATTCTTCATGTTGATCCAGCTCTAAGTCTCCAAAAACTCTCGTACATCGCCTTGGAAGAACTCGAAGCTTCCGGAACCCAACCACAAACCACATGCCAGAGTTTGCTCGAACAATCTGAAGTCATCGCAAAAACACTTGTCTCAAAATCAcaaattctcgaaaaattcttcaacatTCACATAACGCCATCTGGCGAGTTATTGTCCCTCCCCATAATTTTGGAACAACATACCCCCGTGATGGCTTATTTGCCGAATTTTATCCTGAATTTGGCTTTGTGTGTCGATTGGGATAACGAAAAGCTATGTTTTGACACGTTTTCGAAAGTTACCGCCAAATTTTATGGcaaaatttgtcacaaaatgGCGTTGAAAGATTGGAATTGGATTGTCGAGCATGTTTTGTATGCAGGATTAAAGCAATATTTGTTGCCAAATCAAGAGTTAATTGATGCTGGAGCTATTATGAAAGTTACAAGCACGCAAGAATTGTacaaagtttttgaaagatgttaa
- the LOC134836000 gene encoding PCI domain-containing protein 2 homolog — protein MSLYHYLQQMLRVWDDYNGERIGRLLSLQDVHSENRNLYIEHPEAAVERQMDDPLAEIVSSHLKVLYYISLDPPNYQEAYKNQSACVMSVVKLLQACKDQNWSLPIMYVVCLDLRLLALACEKEGGSGGKPGEILEKAAECLMACFRVCAADSRSTDEETKRHGMLNLVNQLFKVYFKINKLHLCKPLIRAIDSSVFKDRFPLMERVTYNYFVGRKAMFDSDYKAADEFLSFAFRNCPKKSRKNKRQILIYLIPVKMLLGIMPREEALREYNVQQFFDLVQALKQGNVRKLDEVIEKHERFFIDSGIYLIVEKLKIIAYRNLCKRVYGIVKTHQIDMNHFMTALKFVGIEDISMDETHCIVANLIYEGRIKGYISHQHNKLVVSKQNPFPPLNQVTQ, from the coding sequence ATGTCTCTGTACCACTACCTCCAACAAATGCTCCGTGTTTGGGACGATTACAACGGGGAACGCATCGGTCGTCTGTTATCGCTCCAAGATGTCCATTCGGAGAACCGCAATCTCTACATCGAACACCCGGAAGCAGCTGTTGAACGTCAAATGGATGATCCGCTCGCAGAAATTGTCTCATCTCACCTCAAAGTGCTGTATTACATCTCGCTGGACCCCCCAAACTACCAAGAGGCCTACAAAAATCAATCGGCTTGTGTGATGTCTGTCGTAAAATTACTCCAAGCATGCAAAGATCAAAATTGGTCGCTGCCCATAATGTATGTCGTGTGTTTAGACCTGCGACTTTTAGCTCTGGCATGCGAAAAAGAAGGCGGCAGCGGCGGAAAACCCGGCGAAATTCTCGAAAAAGCCGCCGAATGTTTGATGGCGtgttttcgtgtgtgtgccGCCGACAGCAGAAGCACCGATGAGGAGACCAAAAGACACGGGATGCTAAATTTAGTGAATCAGCTGTTCAAAGTTTActttaaaatcaacaaattacaTTTGTGCAAGCCGCTAATCCGAGCAATTGACAGTTCCGTGTTCAAAGATCGATTTCCGCTGATGGAACGCGTCACTTACAATTATTTCGTCGGGCGTAAAGCGATGTTTGACTCCGATTACAAGGCAGCCGAcgaatttttgtctttcgCATTTCGAAATTGCCCCAAAAAGTCCCGCAAAAACAAACGACAAATCCTGATCTACCTGATTCCGGTGAAAATGTTGCTGGGAATCATGCCGCGGGAAGAAGCCTTGCGCGAATATAACGTTCAACAGTTCTTCGACTTAGTCCAGGCCTTGAAACAAGGCAATGTGAGAAAATTGGACGAAGTTATCGAGAAACACGAGAGATTTTTCATCGATTCCGGCATTTACTTGATCGTGGAAAAGCTCAAAATTATCGCGTACCGGAATTTATGCAAGCGCGTTTATGGCATCGTGAAAACGCATCAAATTGACATGAACCATTTCATGACGGCGCTCAAATTTGTGGGCATCGAGGACATTTCCATGGATGAAACGCACTGCATTGTCGCAAATCTCATCTACGAAGGACGAATAAAAGGCTACATCTCGCATCAACACAACAAACTTGTCGTTTCCAAGCAAAATCCGTTCCCGCCATTGAATCAAGTcactcaataa
- the LOC134836002 gene encoding microtubule-associated protein RP/EB family member 1 isoform X2, producing MAVNVYSTNVTTDNLSRHDMLSWVNDCLQSSFSKIEELCTGAAYCQYMDMLFPGSVPMKRVKFRTNLEHEYIQNFKILQAAFKKMSVDKVIPVDKLIKGRFQDNFEFVQWFKKFFDANYDGRSYNALEARFNIPLGSGAIQNELGVEHHAPAPAVVRATPQKTQTRTTKIAPVRPTPSSRPAASRPANNAVNHQIEELTSQMMDMRLSLEGLEKERDFYFSKLRDIEILCQEVEEGPTELVPKILEILYATEDGFAPPDEAAQEEEEY from the exons ATGGCAGTAAATGTATATTCGACTAATGTTACAACCGATAATTTATCGCGGCATGATATGTTGTCGTGGGTGAACGATTGTCTGCAATCGTCATTTTCCAAGATAGAGGAGTTGTGCACAG GTGCTGCTTATTGCCAATACATGGATATGCTGTTCCCGGGCTCAGTACCGATGAAACGCGTAAAATTCCGCACCAACTTGGAGCACGAATACATACagaatttcaagattttacaGGCAGCTTTCAAGAAAATGAGCGTCGACAAG GTGATTCCCGTTGATAAATTGATAAAGGGCCGCTTTCAGGATAATTTTGAGTTTGTGCAAtggtttaagaaatttttcgatgcGAATTACGATGGACGTAGTTACAATGCATTAGAGGCGAGATTTAATATCCCACTCGGTTCGGGCGCCATTCAGAATGAGCTTGGCGTCGAACATCATGCCCCGGCGCCCGCTGTGGTGCGCGCCACGCCACAAAAGACTCAAACAAGAA caaCAAAAATCGCTCCAGTTCGACCAACACCATCATCCAGACCAGCAGCTTCGAGGCCGGCAAACAATGCAGTTAATCATCAAATTGAGGAATTGACGTCGCAa atgatGGACATGAGATTAAGCTTGGAGGGATTAGAAAAGGAACGTGACTTCTATTTCAGTAAATTACGTGACATTGAGATTCT aTGTCAAGAAGTTGAAGAAGGCCCTACTGAATTAGTaccgaaaattttagaaatcttGTATGCTACTGAG GATGGTTTTGCTCCTCCCGATGAAGCAGCACAGGAGGAAGAAGAGTACTAG
- the LOC134836001 gene encoding eukaryotic translation initiation factor 3 subunit F: protein MALNLTLKVHPVVLFQIVDAYERRNADSHRVIGTLLGSVERGVVEATNCFCVPHKEHADQVEAELSYASDLYELNRRVNANENIVGWWATGNEVTNHSSVIHEYYARECENPIHLTLDTSLQGSRMGLKAYICVPLGVPEGKQGCMFTPINVEVTCYDPEVVGLNLAQKTIGLNKTASLKRQVHPMQDLVQVSEASTKLLTLLDQILVYVEDVLAGKQQPDNAVGRSILDLVYSVPNMTTEQFAQMFNSNVKDLLMVVTLSQLIKTQLQLNEKLTMLSGN from the coding sequence atggcattaaatttaacattaaaggTACATCCCGTGGTTTTATTCCAAATTGTGGATGCGTATGAGCGCCGTAACGCGGATTCGCATCGCGTAATTGGCACATTGCTCGGCAGCGTGGAGAGAGGAGTTGTCGAGGCGACAAATTGTTTTTGTGTGCCGCACAAGGAGCACGCTGACCAAGTCGAGGCAGAACTTAGTTACGCTTCGGACCTGTACGAGCTGAATCGGCGCGTCAATGCGAACGAAAATATCGTCGGATGGTGGGCCACAGGCAACGAAGTCACCAATCACTCATCCGTCATTCACGAATACTATGCTCGCGAATGCGAAAATCCGATTCATTTGACGCTCGACACTTCGCTGCAAGGCAGTCGAATGGGCTTGAAGGCGTACATTTGTGTCCCGTTGGGCGTTCCCGAGGGCAAGCAAGGCTGCATGTTCACGCCAATTAATGTCGAAGTGACGTGCTACGATCCCGAAGTCGTTGGTCTCAATTTGGCGCAAAAAACGATCGGCTTGAACAAAACCGCAAGTCTCAAGCGACAAGTGCACCCGATGCAGGATCTTGTACAAGTTAGCGAGGCATCCACGAAACTCTTGACGTTGCTTGACCAAATTTTGGTGTATGTCGAAGATGTTCTCGCGGGCAAACAACAACCCGATAACGCCGTGGGACGATCCATTTTGGACCTCGTGTATTCCGTGCCGAACATGACGACCGAACAATTCGCCCAAATGTTCAACTCGAATGTCAAGGATCTCCTCATGGTCGTCACGTTATCGCAACTCATCAAGACGCAACTTCAGCTGAACGAGAAACTGACCATGTTGAGTGGAAATTGA